A DNA window from Aminiphilus circumscriptus DSM 16581 contains the following coding sequences:
- a CDS encoding tripartite tricarboxylate transporter substrate binding protein produces the protein MKRSILLLLALAVLFVAGAAFASDYPSKPFECIAPAGPGGGWDTTMRMATKVLTEEGLVKSPMPVINKPGGGGGVALAYMQKKAGDPYSLIVYSPPLLLINLTGQTELSYKNVTPIAMLINDYGAFAVPKDSPYQSMTDVIEALKKDPKSVKIGGASSPGSMDHLQILQAAHAAGVSGLKEIAYIPFQGGESLAALLGGHVDVLSTGMAEVVGPLEAGDIRVLAVTAPERIAEGPLAAVPTLKEQGIDTVFINWRGIFGAPDMPQAAKAFMEDALGKMVQTASWDEICKRNGWTKAFMGSSDFAAFLDKTNEEYKTLLTEIGLYKQAQ, from the coding sequence ATGAAACGTTCGATTCTGCTCCTCCTGGCACTGGCGGTACTGTTTGTCGCCGGAGCCGCTTTCGCAAGCGACTATCCTTCCAAACCCTTCGAGTGCATCGCTCCCGCAGGCCCCGGCGGCGGCTGGGACACGACCATGCGCATGGCCACCAAGGTCCTTACGGAAGAGGGGCTCGTGAAATCTCCCATGCCCGTCATCAACAAACCCGGCGGCGGCGGTGGTGTGGCTCTCGCGTACATGCAGAAGAAGGCCGGCGATCCCTATTCTCTCATCGTCTACTCCCCTCCCCTTCTGCTCATCAACCTCACCGGCCAGACCGAACTGAGCTATAAGAACGTCACCCCCATCGCCATGCTCATCAACGACTACGGCGCATTCGCCGTTCCCAAGGACTCGCCCTACCAGTCCATGACCGACGTGATCGAGGCGCTGAAGAAGGATCCCAAGAGCGTCAAGATCGGCGGCGCCTCCTCTCCGGGAAGCATGGACCATCTCCAGATCCTTCAGGCCGCCCATGCCGCGGGCGTCTCGGGCCTGAAGGAGATCGCCTATATCCCCTTCCAGGGCGGCGAGAGCCTCGCGGCACTTCTCGGCGGCCACGTGGACGTCCTCTCCACAGGCATGGCGGAAGTCGTCGGCCCCCTTGAGGCCGGTGACATACGGGTCCTCGCCGTGACGGCCCCCGAGCGCATCGCCGAGGGTCCCCTTGCGGCAGTCCCCACCCTGAAGGAACAGGGCATCGACACGGTGTTCATCAATTGGCGCGGCATCTTCGGCGCTCCCGACATGCCCCAGGCGGCGAAGGCCTTTATGGAGGACGCCCTGGGCAAGATGGTCCAGACTGCCTCGTGGGACGAAATTTGCAAGCGCAACGGCTGGACGAAGGCCTTCATGGGTTCTTCCGATTTCGCGGCCTTCCTCGACAAGACCAACGAGGAGTACAAGACACTCCTCACCGAGATCGGTCTCTACAAGCAGGCCCAATAG
- a CDS encoding metal-sensitive transcriptional regulator, which translates to MAKKSLIDQLDTLPPQRKAMLNRLKRVEGQLRGIQRMIIEEQPCHTILIQLSAARKAMQQACIEILKNYVIGCVETQGAPDMAELEKLIGALIDLAPPKGDSDSCSP; encoded by the coding sequence ATGGCCAAGAAATCCTTGATCGACCAGCTCGACACCCTTCCACCGCAACGGAAAGCCATGCTGAACCGCCTGAAGCGCGTGGAAGGCCAGCTGCGCGGCATCCAGCGCATGATCATCGAGGAACAGCCGTGCCACACCATCCTCATCCAACTCTCCGCCGCACGGAAAGCCATGCAGCAGGCATGCATCGAGATCCTGAAGAATTACGTGATCGGCTGCGTCGAGACCCAGGGAGCGCCGGACATGGCGGAACTCGAGAAACTCATCGGCGCCCTCATCGACCTCGCGCCTCCGAAGGGCGACAGCGACTCCTGCAGCCCCTAG
- the speD gene encoding adenosylmethionine decarboxylase, with translation MKLFGFNNLTKTLSFNFYDICYAKTPQHRRDYIAYIDEEYNAQRLTDILTEVANIIGANILNIASQDYDPQGASVTMLISEEKVEAPGVEGVHDEEGEVSGPLPDAVVAHLDKSHITVHTYPESHPYQGISTFRADIDVSTCGRISPLKALNFLIGSFGPDIAVLDYRVRGFTRALDGEKLFIDHKINSIQNYIASDTRDLYQMIDINVYQENFFHTKMILKEFDLDNYLFGTGKKDLLPREKKRIKQALKKEMYEIFSGRNIANV, from the coding sequence ATGAAGCTCTTCGGGTTCAACAATCTCACGAAGACCCTGAGCTTCAACTTCTATGACATCTGTTATGCAAAGACCCCTCAGCATCGAAGAGACTACATCGCCTACATCGACGAAGAGTACAACGCACAGCGTCTTACCGATATCCTCACGGAAGTGGCCAACATCATCGGCGCGAACATTCTCAATATCGCCAGCCAGGATTACGACCCCCAGGGCGCGAGCGTGACCATGCTCATCTCCGAGGAAAAGGTGGAGGCCCCAGGCGTGGAAGGTGTTCACGACGAAGAGGGAGAAGTGTCCGGACCGCTTCCCGACGCGGTGGTGGCCCACCTGGACAAAAGCCACATCACTGTGCACACTTATCCTGAGAGTCACCCCTATCAGGGAATCAGCACATTCCGGGCGGACATTGACGTTTCCACCTGCGGGCGAATCTCGCCGCTGAAGGCACTCAATTTTCTCATCGGCTCTTTCGGCCCGGACATTGCCGTTCTGGACTATCGGGTTCGTGGATTCACCAGGGCGCTCGACGGAGAAAAACTCTTCATCGATCACAAGATAAATTCCATCCAGAACTACATCGCCAGCGACACCCGCGACCTGTACCAGATGATCGACATCAACGTGTACCAGGAGAATTTTTTCCACACGAAGATGATCCTCAAGGAGTTCGACCTCGACAACTATCTCTTCGGAACGGGGAAGAAGGACCTGCTTCCCCGGGAGAAGAAGCGCATCAAACAGGCTTTGAAGAAGGAGATGTACGAGATCTTCTCCGGGCGGAACATCGCCAACGTGTGA
- a CDS encoding tripartite tricarboxylate transporter TctB family protein: MRRDTIVGLVSLCFGAVYTIQAFQLPKASIGNPWAPIYFPATLGVLTMLLGLAVLLVDRKRAAEGHRDKAGKAKDPGYWILTGGTILLSVAYGFLFEHIGFISSTLLFLGGLLFLVNGKSAWKLNSIITVLFTLGLWVVFVKAFQINLP; the protein is encoded by the coding sequence ATGCGACGCGACACGATAGTGGGACTCGTTTCCCTCTGTTTCGGAGCGGTTTATACGATCCAGGCATTTCAATTGCCCAAGGCCTCGATAGGCAATCCCTGGGCTCCCATTTACTTTCCCGCCACCCTGGGCGTCCTGACGATGCTCCTCGGCCTCGCGGTTCTCCTGGTGGACCGAAAGCGCGCTGCGGAGGGGCACAGAGACAAGGCGGGGAAGGCCAAAGATCCCGGCTACTGGATCCTTACGGGAGGTACGATCCTCCTCTCCGTCGCCTATGGTTTTCTCTTCGAACACATCGGCTTCATCTCCTCGACGTTGCTCTTTCTCGGAGGACTGCTCTTTCTCGTGAACGGCAAATCGGCATGGAAGCTCAACAGCATCATTACGGTCCTCTTCACCCTGGGGCTGTGGGTGGTGTTCGTGAAAGCCTTCCAGATCAATCTTCCCTAG
- the frr gene encoding ribosome recycling factor yields the protein MPNAAMKDLRGRMEKAIDFFRNELLGVRTGRAHPALVEEIKVDYYGATTPIKQMGTVTTPEPRQILIAPWDKTALKAIEKAILASPLGVTPQNDGENIRINLPELTRERRVDLTKLVRKYAEEARVVIRNLRREGNETFKKMEKDTLITEDARDKFLKEIQVMTDEFIKKIDQILEEKEKEIMEQ from the coding sequence ATGCCGAACGCTGCGATGAAAGATCTGCGTGGACGCATGGAAAAGGCCATTGATTTCTTTCGGAATGAACTACTGGGAGTGCGTACTGGTCGAGCGCATCCGGCCCTTGTTGAGGAAATCAAGGTGGATTATTATGGAGCTACCACCCCGATCAAGCAGATGGGAACCGTGACAACTCCAGAACCCCGTCAGATTCTCATCGCCCCCTGGGACAAGACGGCCCTCAAGGCCATCGAGAAGGCGATCCTCGCTTCCCCCTTGGGGGTCACTCCTCAGAACGACGGAGAGAACATCCGCATCAACCTACCCGAGCTTACCCGGGAACGGCGTGTGGACCTCACCAAGCTCGTCCGGAAATATGCCGAGGAAGCCCGGGTGGTCATCCGCAACCTGCGCAGGGAGGGCAACGAAACCTTCAAGAAAATGGAGAAGGACACGCTCATCACCGAGGATGCCCGGGACAAATTCCTCAAGGAGATTCAAGTGATGACCGACGAGTTCATCAAGAAGATCGATCAGATTCTGGAGGAAAAGGAAAAGGAGATCATGGAACAGTAG
- the arcC gene encoding carbamate kinase, whose product MSVSQRIVVALGGNAILQRGQKGTAEEQMRNVHATCEQVTGMLRAGYEVVLTHGNGPQVGAVLIQNELGSRQVPPMPMDVCGAETQGFIGYMFCQSLRNIMAERGISGHPPVCVVTQVEVDPRDPAFFHPAKPVGPFFTEEEARRRMELSGESWIEDAGRGWRRVVPSPDPKGIVESDVIRGLVDRGAVVIASGGGGIPVVRRDDGLLQGVEAVIDKDLAGERLAQQVNAQAFVILTDVPNVCVHYGKPDEQKLGEITAGELRRLAAEGHFRSGSMGPKVEAALRFVENGGAFALIANLEQAVEALEGKAGTRIVKG is encoded by the coding sequence ATGAGTGTGTCGCAGAGGATCGTCGTGGCGCTTGGAGGAAACGCGATTCTGCAGCGGGGACAGAAGGGGACGGCGGAGGAACAGATGCGGAATGTCCACGCCACCTGCGAGCAGGTGACGGGAATGCTCCGAGCCGGATATGAAGTGGTTCTCACCCACGGAAACGGACCGCAGGTGGGAGCGGTGCTCATTCAGAACGAACTCGGGAGCCGGCAGGTGCCGCCCATGCCGATGGATGTCTGCGGGGCCGAAACTCAAGGGTTTATCGGGTACATGTTTTGTCAGAGCCTGCGAAACATCATGGCGGAGCGCGGTATCTCCGGGCATCCTCCGGTGTGTGTCGTGACTCAGGTCGAAGTGGATCCCCGCGATCCAGCGTTCTTTCACCCCGCAAAACCCGTGGGGCCCTTCTTCACCGAGGAAGAGGCCCGAAGGCGCATGGAGCTGTCCGGGGAGAGCTGGATCGAGGATGCGGGACGAGGCTGGCGCCGAGTGGTCCCTTCGCCGGATCCGAAGGGGATTGTGGAAAGCGATGTCATTCGGGGGCTCGTGGATCGCGGTGCGGTGGTGATCGCCTCAGGAGGCGGAGGCATTCCGGTCGTCCGAAGGGACGATGGCCTCCTTCAGGGCGTGGAGGCGGTGATCGACAAGGACCTCGCGGGAGAACGGCTGGCGCAGCAGGTGAACGCCCAGGCCTTCGTCATCCTCACCGATGTGCCCAACGTGTGCGTGCACTACGGAAAACCCGATGAACAAAAGCTCGGGGAGATTACGGCGGGAGAGCTGAGAAGGCTCGCGGCGGAGGGACATTTTCGTTCGGGAAGCATGGGCCCCAAGGTCGAGGCGGCACTTCGCTTCGTGGAGAACGGCGGCGCCTTCGCGCTCATCGCCAACCTCGAACAGGCCGTGGAGGCTCTGGAGGGTAAGGCGGGGACCAGAATCGTCAAGGGGTGA
- the rpsB gene encoding 30S ribosomal protein S2, giving the protein MAIVSMKQLLECGVHFGHQTRRWNPKMKPYIFTERNGVYIIDLQKTVKGLEQAYDFLREVSKNGGSVLFVGTKRQAQDTIRDESARCGGYYINQRWLGGLLTNFQTIRRRVNRMQELMKLESDGTLDTYPKKEAIVLRKEKAKLEKYLMGIKDMKDLPEALFVVDPRRENIAVLEARKLGIPVISIVDTNCDPELIDFPIPGNDDAIRAIKLMVGVIANAVIEGRQGVDGEAGALDEDGRPLGESDIIEVREKLHDAYGEVGEKLAVEGIEERKGWKEA; this is encoded by the coding sequence GTGGCAATTGTCTCAATGAAACAGCTTCTTGAATGCGGCGTGCATTTCGGGCACCAGACGAGAAGATGGAACCCGAAGATGAAGCCGTACATCTTCACGGAACGAAACGGCGTCTACATCATCGACTTGCAGAAGACCGTGAAGGGGCTCGAACAGGCCTACGATTTTCTTCGGGAAGTCTCGAAGAACGGTGGAAGTGTCCTCTTCGTCGGTACGAAGCGGCAGGCCCAGGACACCATTCGCGACGAGTCCGCTCGCTGCGGCGGGTACTACATCAACCAGCGCTGGCTCGGAGGGCTTCTCACGAACTTCCAGACCATCCGCCGGCGGGTCAACCGCATGCAGGAACTCATGAAACTTGAGAGCGACGGAACCCTCGACACCTATCCGAAGAAGGAAGCTATTGTCCTTCGCAAGGAAAAGGCGAAGCTCGAGAAGTATCTCATGGGCATCAAGGACATGAAGGATCTTCCCGAGGCATTGTTTGTCGTCGATCCCCGGAGGGAGAACATCGCCGTCCTGGAGGCGCGGAAGCTCGGCATTCCCGTCATCTCCATCGTCGATACGAACTGCGATCCCGAACTCATCGACTTTCCCATCCCCGGTAACGACGACGCCATCCGGGCTATCAAGCTCATGGTGGGTGTCATCGCCAACGCCGTCATCGAGGGACGCCAGGGTGTCGACGGAGAAGCGGGAGCGCTCGACGAGGACGGGCGTCCCCTTGGGGAGAGCGACATCATCGAGGTTCGGGAGAAGCTTCACGACGCCTACGGCGAAGTCGGAGAAAAGCTGGCCGTGGAGGGTATCGAGGAACGCAAAGGTTGGAAGGAGGCCTAG
- the pyrH gene encoding UMP kinase translates to MASFKRVLLKLSGEVLAGDQKFGLDFDTVAAMAEEIAEIGRAGIEVALVVGGGNIFRGAEAERKGVERAQADNMGMLATIINALALQDSLEQIGTPTRVQTAVEMRQLAEPFIRRRALRHLEKGRIVIFAAGTGSPYFSTDTAAALRAAEINADCLLKATKVDGIYESDPETHPEARLLSHLTYLDALRMQLRVMDAAAFSLCMENKIPIIVFNILRKGNLRKLLVEGERTGTLVS, encoded by the coding sequence ATGGCCTCTTTCAAGCGTGTTCTGTTGAAGCTCTCCGGAGAAGTGCTTGCGGGTGATCAGAAGTTCGGCCTGGATTTCGACACCGTCGCGGCAATGGCGGAGGAGATTGCCGAGATTGGCCGGGCGGGCATCGAGGTCGCCCTCGTGGTTGGGGGCGGCAACATTTTCCGCGGTGCCGAGGCGGAACGGAAAGGCGTCGAGCGTGCCCAGGCGGACAACATGGGTATGTTGGCGACGATCATCAACGCGCTTGCCCTTCAGGATTCCCTGGAACAGATAGGCACGCCCACCAGGGTGCAGACGGCGGTGGAAATGCGCCAGCTCGCCGAACCGTTCATTCGGCGCAGAGCTCTTCGCCACCTCGAAAAGGGACGAATCGTCATCTTTGCCGCCGGAACGGGTTCCCCCTATTTCTCCACGGATACGGCAGCGGCGCTCCGGGCTGCGGAGATCAATGCGGATTGCCTGTTGAAGGCCACCAAGGTGGATGGTATATATGAGAGTGACCCTGAGACGCATCCGGAGGCACGTCTTCTGTCGCACCTCACCTATCTGGACGCGTTACGGATGCAACTCCGGGTTATGGACGCCGCGGCGTTTTCCCTGTGTATGGAGAACAAGATTCCCATCATCGTTTTCAACATCCTTCGGAAGGGCAATCTCAGGAAACTGCTCGTAGAGGGTGAACGGACGGGCACGCTGGTATCGTAG
- a CDS encoding ribonuclease H-like domain-containing protein: MSDLRNRLERFFGPAPERKREQRQDRAYGEPGEERGQNGTPDAVSPHRREKGAAVGEFLGVRGLPEGKWLRRGVYLVESRHSLEEPHGTVLLRGLGESGVALSCWGGGSAPVFFDLETTGLAGGTGTYAFLAGVGRLEEDDFVVRQLFLASPAFESEWLEMLEELLAEGTSLVSYNGRAYDVPLLQTRFALARRTSFLEELPHLDLLRLSRGVWKGDLESFRLVEVEKHVLRFVRGEKDVPGALVPELYGTYLRSGNAAMLDGVFLHNRWDILSLAALQSLLGRIVSGGGAEARDCLRAGRLWALAGEMGKASHFWRKAGEDPTQRSEAFRCLAQAAARRKEWPAAEEFWRASLSGGGLSLVPLVELSKIWEHRLRDVDKALVFAEEALRLFLGHRAYLPGPLWERQRMDLRKRVERLRRRVAQQGLQQER, translated from the coding sequence ATGAGCGACCTCCGGAACCGCCTGGAGCGGTTTTTCGGTCCCGCTCCGGAACGGAAGAGGGAGCAGCGACAGGACCGGGCATACGGAGAGCCAGGGGAAGAGCGGGGGCAAAACGGGACGCCCGACGCCGTTTCCCCGCATCGCCGGGAGAAGGGGGCTGCGGTCGGAGAGTTCCTCGGGGTGCGGGGATTGCCCGAGGGGAAGTGGCTCCGCCGCGGTGTCTATCTGGTGGAATCCCGTCACTCTCTCGAAGAGCCCCATGGGACGGTTCTCCTGAGGGGCCTCGGGGAGAGCGGCGTCGCTCTTTCCTGCTGGGGTGGAGGAAGCGCTCCGGTCTTCTTCGACCTGGAGACCACCGGGCTCGCGGGCGGAACGGGAACGTACGCGTTTCTCGCGGGAGTGGGACGCCTCGAAGAGGACGATTTCGTGGTGCGCCAACTTTTTCTCGCGTCTCCCGCCTTCGAGTCGGAGTGGCTGGAGATGCTCGAGGAACTGCTTGCGGAGGGAACATCCCTCGTCTCCTACAATGGCCGCGCCTATGACGTGCCCCTGCTGCAGACGCGCTTTGCCCTCGCGCGGCGCACCTCGTTTCTCGAAGAGCTGCCCCATCTCGATCTCCTGCGTCTTTCCCGGGGCGTCTGGAAGGGTGATCTGGAGTCCTTCCGCCTCGTCGAGGTGGAGAAACATGTTCTCCGGTTTGTCCGGGGAGAGAAGGACGTGCCGGGGGCTCTCGTTCCGGAACTCTATGGGACCTACCTCCGCAGTGGAAATGCGGCGATGCTCGACGGGGTGTTTCTGCACAACCGCTGGGACATCCTCTCTCTTGCGGCGCTCCAGTCTCTGCTTGGTCGCATTGTCTCCGGAGGAGGAGCGGAGGCGAGGGACTGTCTGCGTGCGGGCAGACTCTGGGCCCTGGCGGGAGAGATGGGAAAGGCGTCGCACTTCTGGAGGAAGGCCGGGGAGGATCCGACGCAGCGGAGCGAGGCATTTCGCTGTCTTGCCCAGGCGGCGGCGCGCCGCAAGGAATGGCCCGCTGCGGAGGAATTCTGGAGGGCGTCGCTGTCGGGCGGCGGTCTTTCTCTGGTGCCGCTCGTCGAGCTGTCGAAGATCTGGGAACATCGGCTTCGGGACGTGGACAAGGCGCTCGTCTTCGCGGAAGAGGCGCTGCGACTTTTCCTCGGCCATCGGGCTTATCTTCCAGGGCCGCTTTGGGAGAGGCAGCGGATGGATCTACGCAAGCGCGTGGAGCGTCTTCGGCGCCGGGTGGCGCAACAAGGGCTGCAACAGGAGCGCTGA
- a CDS encoding GntR family transcriptional regulator, translated as MAVLDTFDPGSIKPIRDVIYDHLREAVFNGELKPGDRLVESELGDRMNVSRTPVREALRKLEMEGIVEYLPRKGVVVKGFSREDIIEIYSIRQALEVMATLVAAERITPKELAFLQACLDSAEHHMACGDDEAVFKDHQEFTDALIASSKMPRLIQLIGTYREYLHRFRRITLGKKPRQGDVLVQHRAILDAVAEKNRAAVEHLVKTHLQTALDAYLASLESEASGNHDDKGKDEREASPKEYSPISSR; from the coding sequence ATGGCCGTGCTGGACACCTTCGATCCGGGATCCATCAAGCCCATCCGAGATGTGATCTACGACCACCTCCGCGAAGCTGTCTTCAACGGAGAACTCAAGCCCGGGGACCGCCTCGTCGAGAGCGAACTGGGAGACCGGATGAACGTGAGCCGCACCCCCGTGCGGGAAGCCCTGCGCAAGCTCGAAATGGAGGGCATCGTCGAGTATCTTCCCCGCAAGGGCGTCGTCGTGAAAGGCTTCTCCCGGGAGGACATCATCGAAATCTACTCCATCCGGCAGGCGCTGGAGGTCATGGCAACCCTCGTCGCCGCCGAGCGCATCACCCCGAAGGAACTCGCTTTTCTCCAGGCCTGTCTGGACAGCGCGGAACACCACATGGCCTGCGGCGACGACGAAGCGGTCTTCAAGGACCACCAGGAGTTCACCGACGCCCTCATCGCCAGCTCGAAAATGCCGAGGCTCATTCAGCTCATCGGAACCTACCGGGAATATCTCCACCGCTTTCGCAGAATCACTCTGGGCAAAAAACCGCGCCAGGGCGACGTTCTCGTGCAACACCGGGCCATTCTCGACGCCGTCGCGGAGAAAAACCGCGCTGCGGTGGAGCACCTCGTGAAGACCCATCTCCAGACCGCCCTCGACGCCTACCTCGCTTCCCTGGAAAGCGAGGCATCCGGCAACCATGACGACAAGGGCAAAGACGAACGGGAAGCATCCCCCAAAGAATACTCCCCGATCTCGTCGCGCTAG
- the tadA gene encoding tRNA adenosine(34) deaminase TadA, whose protein sequence is MASDACAWKGRTLLSASGELLRQRCDDERFMALALKEAHRAFARGDVPVGAVVVLGGDVVAEGRNCRVAESDPLGHAELVALRRAASALDTWRLDGCTLYVTLEPCPMCAGALLQTRVGELVFGADDPRGGAVGSLYDFSRDMRFPWKCRVRKGVLKEECAALLSRFFRSRRGC, encoded by the coding sequence GTGGCGAGCGACGCTTGTGCATGGAAGGGGAGAACGCTCCTGTCCGCTTCCGGCGAACTTTTGCGGCAACGGTGCGACGACGAGCGCTTCATGGCTCTTGCCCTGAAGGAGGCCCATCGGGCTTTCGCCCGGGGAGATGTTCCGGTGGGTGCCGTGGTCGTTCTGGGCGGAGATGTCGTCGCGGAAGGACGAAATTGTCGCGTGGCCGAGTCCGATCCCCTCGGGCACGCGGAGCTGGTGGCGCTTCGGCGGGCCGCGTCGGCCCTCGATACGTGGCGCCTGGACGGATGTACCCTCTATGTCACTCTGGAGCCCTGTCCCATGTGCGCTGGAGCCCTCCTGCAGACACGAGTGGGGGAACTGGTGTTCGGCGCGGACGATCCCCGGGGGGGGGCCGTGGGATCCCTCTACGATTTCTCCCGGGACATGCGATTTCCTTGGAAGTGTCGGGTGCGGAAGGGCGTTTTAAAAGAGGAGTGCGCGGCCCTTCTTTCCCGGTTTTTCCGTTCCCGGCGCGGGTGCTGA
- the tsf gene encoding translation elongation factor Ts: MALDMEQVKELRVRTGAGVLDCKKALAECNNNVEKAVDYLREKGLAKAAKKAGRTASEGRIFSYIHTTGKIGTLVELNCETDFVARTDEFLTLGHEIAMHIAAANPQYVLPEDVPAEDLQREREIYKNQALEEGKPAHIVEKIAEGRVKKFYEDTCLLEQNYIRDPDRKIKDLVIENIAKLGENIVVRRFSRFSIGE; the protein is encoded by the coding sequence ATGGCTCTTGACATGGAACAGGTGAAGGAACTCCGCGTTCGGACTGGTGCAGGAGTTCTGGACTGCAAGAAGGCTCTTGCGGAGTGTAACAACAATGTCGAAAAGGCTGTGGACTATCTCAGGGAAAAGGGACTGGCCAAGGCGGCGAAAAAGGCCGGTCGTACCGCTTCCGAAGGAAGGATCTTCAGCTACATCCACACCACGGGAAAGATCGGCACCTTGGTGGAATTGAACTGCGAGACCGATTTCGTGGCCCGCACCGACGAATTCCTCACCCTCGGACACGAAATCGCCATGCATATCGCTGCGGCGAATCCCCAGTACGTCCTTCCCGAGGACGTGCCTGCGGAGGACCTCCAGAGAGAGAGGGAGATCTACAAGAACCAGGCTCTCGAAGAGGGAAAGCCCGCGCACATCGTGGAGAAGATCGCCGAGGGGCGCGTCAAGAAGTTTTACGAGGACACGTGCCTTCTCGAGCAGAACTACATCCGCGATCCGGACCGGAAGATCAAGGATCTCGTGATCGAGAACATTGCCAAGCTGGGAGAGAATATCGTCGTCCGTCGTTTTTCCCGATTCTCCATCGGGGAATAG